In Campylobacter sp. RM16189, the genomic window ACGAAGAAGAGCTTGTAAAAGAGAGCTTAAAAATAGCAGGAGAAGTCTGCATATACACAAATACAAATATAAAAACTTATATTTTAGAAGAGAATAAAGAATGAATTTAACCCCAAAAGAGATAGTGAAATTTTTAGATGATTATGTAATCGGTCAAAAAGACGCTAAAAAAATCATAGCAATTGCACTTAGAAACAGATATCGCAGAATGAAGCTTGAAAAATCGATGCAAGATGATATAGTGCCTAAAAATATACTTATGATAGGCTCAACAGGCGTTGGAAAAACAGAGATCGCGCGCCGCCTTTCAAAGATGATGGGGCTGCCTTTCATAAAAGTAGAAGCTAGCAAATATACTGAAGTTGGCTTTGTTGGACGAGATGTGGAGTCAATGGTAAGAGATCTGGTTGCAGCTGCGATAAATCTTGTAAAAACCGAATTTAGAGAGAAAAACCAAGATAAAATCGATGAGTACGTAGAGGATAAAATAATCAAAAAGCTTCTTCCGCCACTTCCAACCGGAGCAAGCGAAGAAAAAAAGGCTGACTATAAAAGAAGCTATGAGAAGATGGCGACAAGACTTAAAAACGGCGATCTTGATGATCTAAATATCGAGATAGAAATCACCCAAAGCAGCTTTGATGCGGGCTCAAATATGCCTCCTGATATGGCTCAAATGCAAGAGAGTTTTGTAAAAATAATAGGACTAAGCAACAAAACCGTAAAAAAAGAGATGAAAGTAAAAGACGCTAAAGAGGCTCTTAAAAACGAAGCCAGCGATAAAATTTTAGATATGGAAAGCATCAAGGCTGAAGCTTTAAGAAGAGCTGAAAATGAAGGCATCATCTTTATCGACGAGATCGATAAGGTTGCTGTTAGCTCCGGAAATTCAAGCAGGCAAGATCCTAGCAAGGAAGGCGTGCAAAGGGATTTGCTACCGATAGTAGAAGGCTCAACTGTAACTACAAAATTTGGCGTTATAAAGACAGATCATATACTTTTTATCGCAGCTGGTGCGTTTCATATAAGCAAACCAAGCGATCTGATACCTGAGCTCCAAGGAAGATTTCCTCTTAGGGTAGAACTAAGCAGTCTTGACGAGAATGCGCTGTATCAAATTTTAACTCAGCCTAAACATTCGCTTTTAAAACAATATGAAGCGCTTTTAAAAACCGAAAATGTCGAGCTTAAATTTCAAGATGAAGCTATAAGAGCCATAGCCAAAATAGCCCAAAATGCAAATGAGAAGATGGAAGATATCGGCGCAAGAAGACTTCACACGGTAATCGAGCGAGTTATAGAAGATATAAGCTTTGAGGCTAGCGAAAATAGCGGAAAAACTATAGAGATTGATAAAGCGCTTGTGGAAGATAGGCTTGGAGATATAATAAAAGATCAAGATCTAGCAAGATACATACTATGAAATCAGGCTTTGTAAGCATAATCGGCAGAACAAACGCGGGCAAAAGCTCACTACTAAACTGCCTGCTCAATGAAAAAATCACAATCGTTTCACACAAACAAAACGCGACAAGGCGCAAGATAAGCGGTATCGTGATGAACGGTGAAGATCAGATAATCTTTACCGACACACCAGGACTTCACGAGAGTGATAAAACGCTAAACAAACTAATGATAAACGAAGCTATAAAATCAATGAGCGATTGTGACGTGATTGTATTTTTAGCCTCGGTTCATGACTCAACGCAGGAGTATGAGAAATTTTTAAACCTAAAGCCGGCTGTGCCTCATATCTTGGTCTTAACAAAAGTTGATGAAGTTGCAAATGATAAAATTTTAGAAAAAATATCTACGTACTCTAAATTTCAAGATAAATTCGTAGCTTTGCTGCCTTTCAGTATAAAAAAACAGACTTATAAAAAGCCTCTGCTTGATGAAATTTGCAAGCTTTTGCCCGAGCATGATTACTTTTACGATCCGGAGTTTTTAACACCCACCAACGAAAAGGAAATTTATAAAGAATTTATACTTGAAGCGATATATGATAATTTAAGTGATGAGCTGCCATACTCTACCGATGTGGTCATAGATAAAGTGAAAGAAAAAAGTGAAATTATAGAAATTTTTGCCTCAATAATAACCGATAAAGAGATACATAAATCAATGATTATTGGAAAAAATGGCGAAACAATCAAAAGAATTGGTATAAATTCACGAAAAATGATATCAAAATTAACAGATAAAAAAATATTTTTAAAACTTATAGTAATTGTTAAAAAAGACTGGCACAAGGATGGAAAAATCATAAACAAAATAAATAACTATTGATTTTTAATTTGTTTTTTATTAAAATGGTAAACGTTATTTTATATTTTAAAGCGATTGCAATATGCCAAACAAAAACAAAAATAAGAAAAGTGGGAGTGGTATAGTATCTATAGATGCATATACCCAAAATTCATATATATTTTTAAACAACGAATTCTCAGAATGTAATATAGAAAAAGTAAATAAAAATAGTTTTTTTATATCTTACTTAAAATATAAAGACTTAATGATAGGCTCGGTAGAGATACCTGGCGGAAGTGAAGATGCAGATATTCCGGATCTCATCACCATTAAAGCTTATGAGGAATTTGATTTAGATACGTCTAAAGAGTATAAAATAACATACAATGAACTTGAACACGCGGGTTCTGAAAATAGAATTTTTAACCTTTTTGTAATAGAAAATGCAATAATAAATCAAATATTTTCTCCTGTAGCGAGAAAAGTATCCTATATAGACTATATCGTAGCTGCACCGCTTATGTTTGCAGCCTCTTACAAAAAAAATCTTTTATCATCCCAAAGCATAGATGCATTTGTAGTTATGCAAAACGATGACGCTTTTATATCTGTATATAAAAACGGGGATTATTTACAATCCAGACCATTAAGATACTCAATAAAAACAATTAATGATAAATTTTCTGCATTGCGTGAAAATAGAGTTGATGAGCTAGAATTTGAGAAAATTTTAAAAGACACCGAAGATGATATAGATAAAGAATTTTTATTTCAAATTTTTGATGAAATTTCATACTATATCAATGATGTTTTAAATAGCATAAGCAGAATTTATGGCATAAAAATTCAAAATTTATTTATATTAAGCGATATCGATATAGCTAAATTTTACAATTCTTTAGAAAGTAAAATAAGCATACCTGTAAATACTTTTGATCTAAAAATATCCATAAACACAAAAGAGGTTCAAGTAGGTGGATTTCATGCGCTTATGTCTGTCTTTGCACAAGACTATAAAGATATAAATGATGATAATTTTAATTTTTCTCTATTTTTGAGACCACCACCGCTATTTAAAAGAAATAGTGGAAAGCTAATGCTGTATATAGCATCAGGTTTTTTATTGGCTTTTTTATACCCATCATATCAGTATATATACGGTTTTATAACAGAACAAAACACAAATATGCTGACAGATGAATACAATATAGCTCATGCGGAAAGAGTAAGAATAGAGTCTACTCTGACAAGACTAGCCAATGAATATCAAAATACAAAAAAAGTTTTTGATGAAGAGAATGAAAAGATAGATTTTAGAAAGGGTTTACTAACCGAAATTTATGATAAAAAAGCAAACTATCCTATGAAAAGCATAGTTCTTTATGAGCTTACAAAACTTATTAGCGAAAAAGATATAAAAGTTGGAAAAGTTGTTAATACGGATAAAAATATGACTATTATGTTACTTAGTCAAAATGAAAAACAACTTACCGAATTTATAGAAAATGTAAGCAAACAGGTAAAATACTCTATAACAACGCAAGAGATTATTTTTGACCCAAATAAGCAAAATCCGATGTACGAAAGCAATGTCACAGTAAAGATCAAATAATGAAAAAAGATAGTATTTTAGTAAAAATAGACACTTATTTTGATAGCAAAAAGGATAGCGAAGTATCTATGATGCTTCTTGGAACTCTTGTTATAATAGCATTTTTAACATATCTACTTACTTGGGATCCCGCCCAGCAGTATTATGAAACAACATTAAATCAAAATGAAGAAATATCTAGAAAATTAGACGATACAAACAACTACTTAGCCTCTGTTACCGTAAACGGAGATGTAAATTTTAAAATAAAAGAGCAACAAAATAAGCTAAATTCTTTAAGCAAAGAACTTGATACAGCTAAATTTACAAATCAATATTTTGATAATAAACTACAAGAATTATCATATCTTCTTTTCAATGAACAAAACTGGGCTAAATTTTTAGACAGTTTAGCATTTTTAGCCAATAAAAATAGTGTTAAAATAACAAAAATTTCAAACGAGTTTAAAAACCCTACTCCAAAAAAAATCGAACAAGTATTAGATATAAAAATAGACCTTGAAGGAAGCTTTAAAGATATTGTAGGCTATATAAATTCTATTGAGGAATCCGATTTAGTTGTAGATGTAAATTATATGGATATTAATTCTACTAAAAAAGAACTAATAGGAACTGTTGGTATCTATGTATGGGGGATGAAATATTAATGAAATTTTATAAAATAATACTACTCGCTTCTATATCTTGTTTGACAACTCTTGCAAACAACTCAACTCAAGAGCGGCAAAATATAGTACAAACACAAGAAAAAATTCAAAATGTTATTGCTCAAGAAAATGAGCTTAAAAACTCTGATATTAAAGAGTATGACAAGATGTTTGAATCTATAAATACACCCAGAAAAGGTCTAAATGAAACTAATATAAACAAGCTACAAGATCCTTTTTTAATACAAAAATACTCAAAAAAAACCATATCGGATGATAATGCAAGCTCTAGTGAGGTTCTTGGTCTGCATGCTATATTTAATGATAGAGCAAAAATTAATAATAAATGGTATAAGGTCGGCGAAAAAGTAGGAGATTATACACTTAAAAAAATAAAGGCATCAAGTGTGATGCTAGTAAATAAAGATCAAAATTTAGAACTAAATATTACAAAAGGAAGAAATAATGTTGGTATTAAGATTAAATAAATTTATAGCCATGATAGCTTTAATTCTTTTTTCAACATATCCGGCTTTGGCTAAGGATAGTTGCGATAAAAGAATTTTTAACTTAAAAATAAGCGAACAGGTATCCATACAAGAAATCTTAACGCAACTTTCTGATATATGCCATTTTAGCGTTATCACAAAAGACCAATTCGCCAAAAATGCAATAAACGAAGAGATATCGGGAATCAACATAAAAGATATGACTCTTAATGAAATTTTCAATATATTATTACATGAAAAAAATATATACCATACCTTTGATAAAGGAATATTAAGAATTTCTGCACTGCAAACAAAAACATTTAAAATTGATTATATAACATCTATTAGAGAGGGTGCTGCTATTACTAAAGCATCTGTAGATTCTGCGCCTATTGAAGTAGGAAATGATCAGGATGACGGCGATGTTTCAGATATTACAAAAGGTGGTGGAAAGCTAGATAACGTAATCAGAAGTATTGAAAGATTCGATTTTTGGGAAAAACTTGATTCTGAAATCAAAGCCATATTAAATAACACTACAGAGAGTATTGTAGCTCCGGATCCTATAATAAATGCTAACGCGGGACTTGTTACAGTTACAGGAACCGCTGCTCAAATAAAAAGAGTATCAGAATATATTGATGATCTTCAAAAAAGATTAAAAAAACAAGTGCTTATAGATGTATCTATAATATCCGTTGATCTATCTAATAGTTATACAAAGGGAGTTGATTGGAGCAAATTTAATATAGGTTTTAAGACGGGTCTTTTTAATAGATTTATACCTATAAGCATGGAAGAAACGATAGAAAAAGACTCCAGCGGCAATCCTATTGTAGTGCCAAAATTTAAATATGGAACAACTCCTGGAAATACAATACATTGGTCAAGCAGAAATAGAGATCAGGGAAATTTAAGAGGGGGATTGTCTCAAAATCTAAATCTAATACCCGGATTTACTTTCAATCTGGATGGGGTAATCAACTTCCTTGAAGTAAATGGAAAGACAAAGATAGTATCAAGTCCAAAGATAGCTACTCTTAATAATCAACAAGCACTTATTTCTGTAGGAGACAATATAAACTACAGAGTTCAGGAGGAGAGTACAAACAATAATGCACTTAGCGGAAAGACAACCGTAACCTACAAACAATACTCAGTATTTATAGGAATTTTATTAAATTTACTCCCAGAGGTTTCTGATGATAATAAAATCATGTTAAGAATCAATCCTTCATTAAGTAGCTTTAAATACAATGAAGATGATACAAGACAGACGACAACCATACGAGAGATAGCCCCAGATACTATCCAAAAGAAACTTTCAACTGTAGTACATGTAAATAGTGGTGATACAATAGTTCTTGGTGGGCTAATAGCTCAGACCAAAGGCAAAGAAAATACTAAAGTACCTTTTTTAGGAGATATTCCAGTTGTTGGACATGCATTCAAAAGTACAAAAGATCAACTTCGAACAACAGAACTTGTGTTTATTATAACTCCTAGAATCATAGATATATCATCCCCTACTCCGGTAAAACAAACTCTTAAGGATTTAGGATTTTCAAGGTCAACCTATGAGCAGCAATAGATATACTATAATAAAAAACCTATTTGCCGAAGATAGCAATGAAAACGAATATATACATCTAGATAAATCTGTCGCGGCATACAAAAAGATTATGAATCTCATAGAAAAACCTGTAAAACTTGTAGTGTTTTATGGAAAACCCGGCGGTGGAAAAACTTTTTTGTTAAAAAAGATAGTAAAAGACTTAAAAGATCGTGATGACATAATATTTTTTTCTTATCCTTTTTTTAATGAGTCTGAATTTATGAGCTCTCTTTATGAAGCAATTTTTAAAGAGGAATTAAAAGATAAAATAGAAACATATGAGCAATTTGTTAAAATTTGCAATACAAAATTTGACCAAAACAACAAAAAAGTGTTTACAGTGTTTTTAGATGAAGCTCAACTCTATCCTGAAATTTTAATAGAAAAAATCAGACTCCTTTCAGATAGTGGATTTTTTAGATTTATATTTACTGTTCGCAAAACGGATAATGGAGATATATTGACAAAGGACTATTTTCAGGCTAGAATTTGGGAGAGTATAGATATAGGTTCTATTGATATTAATGATATGAGAGTTTATTTGGAAAGTAAATTACAGGCTAAAAAATTTGATTATCAATTTTTAAAATTTACAGACGAGCAATTTGAATTAATAAGTCGATTAATCAAAGGTAGCCTAACAATGCTTAATAAGTTGATGTTTAACTTTTTTGAGCTCTATGAATATTTTGAAGAAAATCAACCAACCGTTATTAGTACTGATACTATGAATACTAAAATTTTAGAGATGTCTGCCATCAGATCGGAGCTTATAAATGCTTGAAGTACAAGAGATATTAGAACTTGAAAGAAAATGGAGAGTTTATGATAAACAAAGAAAAAGTAGCAAAGGCAATAGAGATAAAAAATATCAAACCTATATGCTTGTAGCACTACTTGCCGCATCTGTAACTACCGCCTCGCTTGTATTTTTTTATTTTGAAGATATGTCTATAAATATTGCAAAAAATAGCTCTTCGACATACGAGATAAAAAATACCACAATAAATCAAACAAAGCCATCAGAAGTTATAATAAAAGATACTCTACCTGCCACAGACAACAATACATTAAATGTTGGCAGCAAAACAGATAATGAGTCTACCGTAGAGACCAATGATATTAATGACATACAACAATCCTTGGCAAAAAATGATCTTGATCAAACAACTCAGGAGTTAAAAGCTACTGATCAAGACACAATAGAAATGGCATCAGGCGAAATGACTGGAATAAGAAAACAGGTTATACTTAGCGCACCTACAGAAGAGACCATAAATTTAAATGCAGAAAACGTTAGTCTTAAGAATGATAACTCTATAGATAGCCAAAAGGTATTTAAATTTGAGATACAATCATCGAATTTAGATATATCTGTAGATGAGTTAAAAACAAAATTTGATAAGTCAAACAGCTCTGATTTAGCTGTGCTTATAGCTAAAAAATACTATGATATAGAGGATTATAAAAATAGTGAAAAATGGGCTCTAATAGCAAATGAGCTAAATAGCGAAAATGAAGAGAGTTGGGTAATTTTTGCGAAGTCCAAGTATAATTTAGGGCAAAAATATGATGCAGTTAAGGTACTTAGAATTTACAACGACAAAGCAAACTCAAAAGAGATTGAAGATTTAATAAAACATATTGAAAGTAACGCTATATAAAATTTGTATTTTACCGTTAATCAAGTTTAATAATTTTTTATAAATTTGATTATATATTAAGGAGTATTAGCATAGTGTATAAAACTTAATATATTAAATTAGAATTCATTTTTATAGCAAGTCAAAAAGGAGAATAAAGTGGCAGATATGATTTATGATTTATTTTTATCTACTGCCTTGAAAAACAATATAATATCTGAGCAGCAAAAACAGGATATAGAGAAACTATTAAGCGAAAAAGTAAATTTTGAACAAGCTATAAAAGATATATCTGCAGATATATCAGAACAAAAGATTATGAATATATTGGCAGAGTTATATAGAACTCAAAGAATAAAATTATCCAATATAGTTGAGAAATTTATTATAGACTTGCCTGAGTTTTTGAAATTTACTGCAAAAAAATTTGATCTTGACTATATCGATCTTGACACTATAGACATAGATTATAGACTATCAGAAAAAGTATCACTGCTTCAACTTAAAAAGCATGAAGCACTTCCGGTAAAAGAGGATGAAATAAGAGTTTATGTAGCTTTTAAGAACCCTTTTGATATCGAGGCTCAAGACAAACTACAAAATATATTCAGTAGAAAGCTTCTAAAAGTAGTGGTATCAGATCCGTCCCAAATAGATAAACATCTAAGTAAAATCGAGCTTAGCGAAAGTGTTAAAGGGATAATTGCAGATATTAGGAAAGAACTTTCAAGTACTGTGACTGCAGGAAATGAGGAGAGTTCTGGTATATTAAAACTTATTGAAATTATTTTAAAAACATCGATTTTAGGTAGGGCTAGTGACATACATATAGAGCCTACCGAAAATAACTGTATAGTTAGAAGCAGAATTGATGGCATGCTTACGGAGACATTTATTTTTGATAAAGACATATTCCCGCCAATGGTCTCTCGTATGAAGTTACTTTCAAATATGGATATTGCCGAGAGAAGAAAGCCTCAAGATGGTCGTTTTTCTGCTCAAGTAGCAGGCAAAGAGTATGATTTTCGTATCTCTACCTTGCCTATTTTAAATGGTGAGAGTATAGTTTTACGTATTCTTGATAAATCGAAGGTTCTTATTAGTCTTGAAAATTTAGGAATGCATCCTGAAAGTTTTGCTAAATTTAATAAGGCAATGAAGGCTCCATATGGTATTATATTGGTTACCGGACCTACTGGCTCAGGCAAAACCACAACTTTATATGCTGCATTAAACGATATAAAAAGCATTGAAACAAAAATCATTACAGTCGAGGATCCTGTAGAGTATCAACTAAATATGATACAGCAGGTTCACGTAAATGAAAAGGTTGGTCTGACGTTTGCTTCGGCTCTTAGATCTATATTAAGACAAGACCCGGATGTTATAATGATAGGAGAGATTAGAGATCAAGAGACGCTTCGTATAGCTATACAAGCGGCACTTACGGGTCACTTGGTTTTTTCTACTCTACACACAAACGATGCAATCAGTGCTGTAACTAGAATTGTGGATATGGGTATTGAATCTTATTTAATTAGTGGATCATTAGTGGCTATAGAGGCTCAAAGACTTGTTAGAAAACTATGCCCTTACTGTAAACAAAAAACCGCTCTTCCTTTAAAGATGCAAGAGCAGTTTGAAAGCTATCTACCGCAAGATTATCAATTTTATAAGCATGTAGGTTGTGAAAAATGCTCACAAACAGGATATATGGGACGTGAAATGATAAGTGAAATTCTACCTATTAGCGATACTATAGCTAGCATGATAGCAAACGGAACCACAAAAGAAGAGATAAAAAAAGTAGCTTACGAAGAGGGCTTTATAGACATGTTTAAAGATGGGGTTATAAGGGCTGCAAAAGGCATAACTACAATAGATGAAATTTTAAGGGTTGCTAAAGTATGAAATATTTTGAAGTCGAATATATGTCAAAGGGCCGTCGTCAAAAGATGGTACTTAAAGCAAACAACCAAAATGAAGCAAAAAATGCTGCCAAGCTTAAAAACGCAGGCGCTATAGTAAAAATTGGCGAGACAAAAACAATACCTCTTGAAGAGCAATTTCAAGATATTATTTCTAAGATTCAAAATTTCTTCCAAGGCACTAAGGTCAAAGTACCAAATTTAGTAGCGGCCATAAGACAGCTAAGTGTTATGACAAATGCCGGAATTTCGATTCATGATAGTATTAAAGAAGTAGCAAATGCCACAGATGATAAAAAACTAAAATTTATATTCTCTACTCTTAATGATGATCTAAATCAGGGACAAAGCTTAACTGATTCTATCTCAAAATTCAGATCAGAGCTTGGAGATGTTGTTGTGGCCATGGTAAAACTTGGAGAAAATACTGGAAATATGGCGGAATCGCTTGCTAAGTTAGCTGAAATTTTACAAGAAGTTTGGGATAATCAACAAAAATTTAAAAAAGCAATCAGATATCCTATTATTGTAGTATGCGCTATAGCGATAGCTTTTTTAATATTGATGATATATGTTGTTCCTAAATTTAAAGAGATCTTTGAGCAGCTTGGTGCAAATTTACCGCTTCCTACCAGAATACTGCTTGGAATTGAAAGTGCATTAAGCAATTATGGTCTATATATTCTAATAG contains:
- the pilO gene encoding type 4a pilus biogenesis protein PilO; translation: MKKDSILVKIDTYFDSKKDSEVSMMLLGTLVIIAFLTYLLTWDPAQQYYETTLNQNEEISRKLDDTNNYLASVTVNGDVNFKIKEQQNKLNSLSKELDTAKFTNQYFDNKLQELSYLLFNEQNWAKFLDSLAFLANKNSVKITKISNEFKNPTPKKIEQVLDIKIDLEGSFKDIVGYINSIEESDLVVDVNYMDINSTKKELIGTVGIYVWGMKY
- the era gene encoding GTPase Era; translated protein: MKSGFVSIIGRTNAGKSSLLNCLLNEKITIVSHKQNATRRKISGIVMNGEDQIIFTDTPGLHESDKTLNKLMINEAIKSMSDCDVIVFLASVHDSTQEYEKFLNLKPAVPHILVLTKVDEVANDKILEKISTYSKFQDKFVALLPFSIKKQTYKKPLLDEICKLLPEHDYFYDPEFLTPTNEKEIYKEFILEAIYDNLSDELPYSTDVVIDKVKEKSEIIEIFASIITDKEIHKSMIIGKNGETIKRIGINSRKMISKLTDKKIFLKLIVIVKKDWHKDGKIINKINNY
- a CDS encoding GspE/PulE family protein, with protein sequence MIYDLFLSTALKNNIISEQQKQDIEKLLSEKVNFEQAIKDISADISEQKIMNILAELYRTQRIKLSNIVEKFIIDLPEFLKFTAKKFDLDYIDLDTIDIDYRLSEKVSLLQLKKHEALPVKEDEIRVYVAFKNPFDIEAQDKLQNIFSRKLLKVVVSDPSQIDKHLSKIELSESVKGIIADIRKELSSTVTAGNEESSGILKLIEIILKTSILGRASDIHIEPTENNCIVRSRIDGMLTETFIFDKDIFPPMVSRMKLLSNMDIAERRKPQDGRFSAQVAGKEYDFRISTLPILNGESIVLRILDKSKVLISLENLGMHPESFAKFNKAMKAPYGIILVTGPTGSGKTTTLYAALNDIKSIETKIITVEDPVEYQLNMIQQVHVNEKVGLTFASALRSILRQDPDVIMIGEIRDQETLRIAIQAALTGHLVFSTLHTNDAISAVTRIVDMGIESYLISGSLVAIEAQRLVRKLCPYCKQKTALPLKMQEQFESYLPQDYQFYKHVGCEKCSQTGYMGREMISEILPISDTIASMIANGTTKEEIKKVAYEEGFIDMFKDGVIRAAKGITTIDEILRVAKV
- a CDS encoding type II secretion system F family protein; its protein translation is MKYFEVEYMSKGRRQKMVLKANNQNEAKNAAKLKNAGAIVKIGETKTIPLEEQFQDIISKIQNFFQGTKVKVPNLVAAIRQLSVMTNAGISIHDSIKEVANATDDKKLKFIFSTLNDDLNQGQSLTDSISKFRSELGDVVVAMVKLGENTGNMAESLAKLAEILQEVWDNQQKFKKAIRYPIIVVCAIAIAFLILMIYVVPKFKEIFEQLGANLPLPTRILLGIESALSNYGLYILIGFIATIYAIKYMYRKSDDFRSGFDKYMLKVYLIGKIIFFSTMNRFNLIFTELVRAGIPIAEALDTATLTVSNQEINKKVSTVKIGVQRGVPLTEAFRDTELYENMLIQMISAGEQSGNIDGMMEKVTDYYKVKFNDIVDNISAYIEPILIGFIAVMVVFLALGIFMPMWDLASAVKN
- the hslU gene encoding HslU--HslV peptidase ATPase subunit, encoding MNLTPKEIVKFLDDYVIGQKDAKKIIAIALRNRYRRMKLEKSMQDDIVPKNILMIGSTGVGKTEIARRLSKMMGLPFIKVEASKYTEVGFVGRDVESMVRDLVAAAINLVKTEFREKNQDKIDEYVEDKIIKKLLPPLPTGASEEKKADYKRSYEKMATRLKNGDLDDLNIEIEITQSSFDAGSNMPPDMAQMQESFVKIIGLSNKTVKKEMKVKDAKEALKNEASDKILDMESIKAEALRRAENEGIIFIDEIDKVAVSSGNSSRQDPSKEGVQRDLLPIVEGSTVTTKFGVIKTDHILFIAAGAFHISKPSDLIPELQGRFPLRVELSSLDENALYQILTQPKHSLLKQYEALLKTENVELKFQDEAIRAIAKIAQNANEKMEDIGARRLHTVIERVIEDISFEASENSGKTIEIDKALVEDRLGDIIKDQDLARYIL
- the mshL gene encoding pilus (MSHA type) biogenesis protein MshL, coding for MLVLRLNKFIAMIALILFSTYPALAKDSCDKRIFNLKISEQVSIQEILTQLSDICHFSVITKDQFAKNAINEEISGINIKDMTLNEIFNILLHEKNIYHTFDKGILRISALQTKTFKIDYITSIREGAAITKASVDSAPIEVGNDQDDGDVSDITKGGGKLDNVIRSIERFDFWEKLDSEIKAILNNTTESIVAPDPIINANAGLVTVTGTAAQIKRVSEYIDDLQKRLKKQVLIDVSIISVDLSNSYTKGVDWSKFNIGFKTGLFNRFIPISMEETIEKDSSGNPIVVPKFKYGTTPGNTIHWSSRNRDQGNLRGGLSQNLNLIPGFTFNLDGVINFLEVNGKTKIVSSPKIATLNNQQALISVGDNINYRVQEESTNNNALSGKTTVTYKQYSVFIGILLNLLPEVSDDNKIMLRINPSLSSFKYNEDDTRQTTTIREIAPDTIQKKLSTVVHVNSGDTIVLGGLIAQTKGKENTKVPFLGDIPVVGHAFKSTKDQLRTTELVFIITPRIIDISSPTPVKQTLKDLGFSRSTYEQQ
- a CDS encoding transformation system protein, producing the protein MLEVQEILELERKWRVYDKQRKSSKGNRDKKYQTYMLVALLAASVTTASLVFFYFEDMSINIAKNSSSTYEIKNTTINQTKPSEVIIKDTLPATDNNTLNVGSKTDNESTVETNDINDIQQSLAKNDLDQTTQELKATDQDTIEMASGEMTGIRKQVILSAPTEETINLNAENVSLKNDNSIDSQKVFKFEIQSSNLDISVDELKTKFDKSNSSDLAVLIAKKYYDIEDYKNSEKWALIANELNSENEESWVIFAKSKYNLGQKYDAVKVLRIYNDKANSKEIEDLIKHIESNAI
- a CDS encoding ATP-binding protein, yielding MSSNRYTIIKNLFAEDSNENEYIHLDKSVAAYKKIMNLIEKPVKLVVFYGKPGGGKTFLLKKIVKDLKDRDDIIFFSYPFFNESEFMSSLYEAIFKEELKDKIETYEQFVKICNTKFDQNNKKVFTVFLDEAQLYPEILIEKIRLLSDSGFFRFIFTVRKTDNGDILTKDYFQARIWESIDIGSIDINDMRVYLESKLQAKKFDYQFLKFTDEQFELISRLIKGSLTMLNKLMFNFFELYEYFEENQPTVISTDTMNTKILEMSAIRSELINA